The genomic segment TTGCGGCCAGCTCTGCATCAAGACGATCAGGGATCGTCAGCAGGTTGTCGCGTAGAGGGCGAAAGTGTTTGAATATCTGTGTTTCGGCTTCGTCACGGTCGATATATTTTCCGGCCTCAACCTTGGCCTTAATCTCCAGCAATCTCGCTTTTTCGGTTTCGCTTTTGATCCGTGTTTTCAAAAGCAGCGTGGGCAATTCTGATACAGGTAACCTGCCGGACATTTGCGTAGGCGTTGCGGGCGGCGCTGTATCTTGTGCGAGCGTTTGCGTGCTCCGGCGTAATGGCCGGGCAGGTTCACGCCGGGCTTCGAGGATTATATCAGCCTCATCACGGTCAATCTTACCGCGCTTCAGGCGTAAAACTTTATCCCTGACAAGCTCATGCACATACTGCCTGCTGAATCCTTTATATTCAGCGTAGGCTTTCTGGCTCATCAGTTCGGTCATAATGTCAAGTAAGTGACGATTTGGTGTTCTAGCTTTACGCCGAATAACAACGCACAATCAAAAGGTTAGATGGAAAGTGTCAAGTAGGTATGTCAAGGAAGTTGAAACCCCAGACGCTAAAAAACTCCCGCGCGTTCCCCGCCCCTATAGGTTTCGGCTCCACAGGACCCGCGAGATTTTGTAAGTCAAGTTGATTGGGGGCGGTCGCAGCAGCAAATCGCGCATTTCTGTCCAGCATAGAAAAAACATACCCCAAAAATCGAAAAAGTGTTTCAGGGAATGTGTGTTAACGGTGTTGCAACACTGTTTCAAATGGTTCGTAAGCATGACTGGCTCTCAAAAACGCTTGAGTTTATTTTGGTAGTCACCATCCGGATCATTGTTGTTCAAGATTGCTGCCAGACGATTTGTCCCCACGTTGAGGTGTCGCCAGAGCGTGGTCTTGCTGCTGTTGAAATCATGCTCCAATACTTTCCATGGAATGTTATTGGCGCGCGCCCAGATCACCCGCTGCTCGATGACATTGAGCCATCGCAGCCAGCGCATGACTTCTTCCATGAAATCCACCTGCTTGGGAAGAGCGTAGTTGCGCCGCTGCCTTGCGTGCAGCATGTCGTAATATCGCTCCCAGTCATCCTTGAGCGTGTCCGGCCACATGGAATGATAACCGGGGACGCGCACATCAGGAATGCATCTGTGGATCTCTGCGGCTTCTTCCATAAACGCCATCACAATCTTTTCTGTCCAGTATGGTTCTGGTGGTGGGCCGATCATTTTCATTGGGACTCCTTCCGCTCGCCGTAGAGCTTCTCTGCGATTTGTTTGACGAATTCTTTCTCTGGCCATGTCAGGCGATTGTCAGATGGGGCTACGTTCAAAACGCCTTGCTTCCGCCAGGCGGCTCTGCGCATCAGCTCCATCTCATCTTCGTTTTTGGGGCTGGCACCTGCTGCTCTTCCCAGTGGGCATTGGTAGTGGCTCATGGCCTTTCTCCTTTCTTTTCGGGTTAAAACGGGATGTCATCGCCCTTCGACCAGTCGAATGGCTTGTCCTGTTGCTCTGATGGAATTTCTTTTTTCGTGATGGCGGTTACTTCTGCGCCGGGAAAAAGCTGTTTGATTTTGGCCACGCTCTCGTCCATGCCATCGATCAGCTGGGCAATCTCGGTGATCGTCCATGTTTCCAAATCAGGTCTGGCAATGGCGTGCGCTTCGGCGGAGGTTTTGACAATCGCCACAACACGGCCTGATACCGGAAGCCGTACTTCCCAAATATCCGCCGATAATACTGGTTGCCCGGCTTGTGTCGCTGCCTGATCCAAAGCCTGCCAGGCGCGTTTCATACCGCCCACCTGAATATCGATGAGAGTGAGATCACCGGATTGCAGCGCTTCATCCAGCAGATCTTTTTGTCGATAAAAGGCTCCCCGCATCTGATCGGAGACAAGCAGCGGCAAGCGATCAACGCCCCATTTGATTTCCATCTCTCTGGCCAGATAATCCAGCCCTTCGGTGAGGGAGCGTTTTTTGTAATGATCCGGCGCCATCGCTTGCTGGGCAGCACGAAGGGCATCGGGGTTGATGTATGGCTTGCGGTATTTGCTCATGCCGCACCTCCGGCAAGATCCGTCAGAGACCAGATCGTATTCGGACGCCGCGCAGCGCAAGCGCGGCTTCCGAAATAGATCCTTAAGGATCTAGGGAACAGCTTCCGCAAATGCCTATTTAATAAAATCAATGTGTTAAGGGGTATGCTTCCGCAGCTTCCGTAAACACTTCCGCATAATGAAATCAATGGTTTGTGTACCATGCTTCCGCTCCTTCCGTTTTTTGTTCTGGGAGTTTGATCAGGCGATAGCCTTTGAGTTTTGAACTTGAATTGATGACTTCCGTGGCGATGATGCCCTCATCAACCCACTTGCCCTGAAGGGTCTGAGCGACTGATTTGCTGAGGCCGAAATGCTTTTTGAGAAATTTGACGATATAACGTGGCCCGGTATTTGGTGCCTGTGATACAGGCTCTCCGGCATTCCAGTGGTTTTCGATTCCTTTCAGGATCTCGATCTCTGTTTCGAAATCTGGATACCCAATCTCATCCGGATCCAGATTGCTGAGGTTCAAATCCTGAACAAGAAGGCCACTTTCTGCGCGAACGTATGTGTGAATAGCCTGTATTACATCATCATTGGTTTTGACAATGGCGCCTTGAATGATGGCGTTTTCTTCAAAATCCCGGCCTAAAAACTGGCAGCAGATCCGGGCGTAATCCTTGTCCGCCTGCCACAGGGCATAAGCACCGCGTGCGCCGTCCACCAGAGCCGTTGATCCACGTATCGCTTCCCGCGCTCCGGCAACACTGGTGATGTTGTGCATGCCATCTTTGCGCATATGATGGGTGACGATAATCGTTGCCCCGGTCTCCGCGCAGATTTCCGCCAACGCCGACCACATAAACTGTGCTGCCGCCGGATCCGATGTGACATCTGCCATGATGAAGGCTTGAAGCGGATCAATCACCACCAGCTTTAAATCCGGCAATTCCAGCAGTTGGGCTTTGAAGTCATGAAAAAATTCTGTTTTCTGCGGAACACCATTTTCCACATCAATCAGGGGACGCGGCCCGCCAACGCTCGGCATAGGAACAACAATCAGCCGGTCACCTGCCAGCACGCGTTTATCGGCTTCATCAATTTTATTGAAACGGCGGTGAATGGTTTCGTAACTATCTTCTGCAGCCAGGATAACCGCTGTGCCGTGTTCCTTCAGTTGCCCGCCAAACACACGGTACGGAAATGACATTGAGGTGGTGGGCAGCGAAACATGCAGCGCCAGATCCAAAGCCATATAGCTTTTTCCGACACCGCCCATTGCTGCCAGCAGGATCGGCACACCAAGAGGAATTTGATTTTCAACTAGCCAGCGCTGCTCTGGTGCTTCTCCTGCATATTTATGACCATTCCAATCTTTCAAGACCAGGGATGGTATTGGCGAGAGTTTTGGCTGCTCTAAAAGAACTGACGGGTTTTGAATGTTCCATTTGTCCCGCGCGCCTTGCAGCATTTTCGTTACTTCGCTGCGCGTTTGCTCGCGGGTGTAGCCAGATAAAGTCAGACTTTCAGAAGCCAGCAGGATTTCCTGATCTGACATGCCCGCATTCACCCAGTGAGCAGTGAGCCTGACCATATTTTTGTGCCATTCCCGTCCGGCGCGGATATTGGCGATACAGCCATCGACCGACAATCCATTCAGATCGGGCAGATTTAATGTACTGTGATGTGTCACAGGTGTTTGTGTGTTTTCGGGAAGTGTCGCGGAAGTCTGCGGAAGTTGTGGAAGAACATGTGTGACAATGTTTAGAAGTGCTTCCGCCGGAACATCAGGCCGCCCTAAAAACTGGACTTCCGTTACTTCCGCTACGCGCCCTGGCTTGACCGGCCACGCAATGGAACCGCCCAATCGCATGACGCGGGAAGGATTAACAACTGTCTCATCGCCGCTCATGGCAACGGCGAGATGCTTATTGATAAACCTGGCTTTATCCGGATCAGTTTCCGGTTCATCCAGCCGCCACCATAACTGAGCGCGGAAATGGGGATGTTGCCCTGTGATCACGACCAATGTCGGGCCGACTGCACCATAAATCTCGCGCGCTTTGGATGCTACGCCTGGCTCATCCAGATCAACGTAAGCTGAGGTTAAAGAAAAAAAGGCATCATCACTGGTGCGCTTATGATCAGGCAACCCCTTTTTGCGTAAGGCCGCGCCGATATAAACATTGCTGCCCTCAGCATTGCGCGCGGCGGCAAAATCAGGAATCTCTCCAAAATCTGTAATATCAAAAAGCCGGGCTTTCGAGAGCGCGTGATTATTCTGGGGATCCGTCCATGCCAACTCAATCATCCCATCCGCATGAGTTTCGCCAAAAAGATGCGTCAGCTGCAACAGCATCGCTTCTTTGTTCGGCTCCAGATGTGATTGATCGGCAGTCATTAAAATTCAGCTTTCAAGAAAAGAGCGGTTGCCCGGCGTAGTGCCGGACAACCAAGTTGCAGGGAGGTTTAGAAGACGGGTTTGTTGAGGCTGCCACTGTCCGGCTGAGGTGAGGCCGATTGAAAGGAGTTATCCGTTTGCGGCGGCTGGACAGACGTGGCGGCCTGAGAAGGTGGTGGAGCTGGCTGTGCAGCTTTAAACCCTGTGTTCGCTTGCGGCGCGGCCTGCGCGAACCCGGACTGGCTGGCAAATTGCTGCTGGCCTTGATTATTACCGTCATCGCCAAGCGGTTCATCAAAGGCCGCCGGACGATCAATCCATCCCGTAATCTGGAAGCTTGGGATGTTCGTACGGCCACCTTTGCGGCCAATTTGCGTAGGCGTTGCGCCGACATATTGAACAAGCGGCACTTTGCCTGGATTTTGATCCTTGGCTTGTTCATACAGGGCATACAGCCCCTTAATGCCTTCAACAGCGCCAACACCCGTCGTGGCAAATTCGCGCAGCTGGAGCGGTGCATATTCCTGTGGCAAGAGGATCAACACATGGAAACCCTTTTTCCATTCACGGCCATCATTTGGTTTGGGTGCCTGGTGTTCCAATGACGGATCCCAGACCCATTCAGGAGCCTGGTCTTCTTGGAAACATCCCCATCCGGTTTTGATTTTTCCAAAATCAAACAGGCATTGCGGAAGCTGTATGGTTTTCA from the Rhodospirillales bacterium genome contains:
- a CDS encoding AAA family ATPase, with the protein product MTADQSHLEPNKEAMLLQLTHLFGETHADGMIELAWTDPQNNHALSKARLFDITDFGEIPDFAAARNAEGSNVYIGAALRKKGLPDHKRTSDDAFFSLTSAYVDLDEPGVASKAREIYGAVGPTLVVITGQHPHFRAQLWWRLDEPETDPDKARFINKHLAVAMSGDETVVNPSRVMRLGGSIAWPVKPGRVAEVTEVQFLGRPDVPAEALLNIVTHVLPQLPQTSATLPENTQTPVTHHSTLNLPDLNGLSVDGCIANIRAGREWHKNMVRLTAHWVNAGMSDQEILLASESLTLSGYTREQTRSEVTKMLQGARDKWNIQNPSVLLEQPKLSPIPSLVLKDWNGHKYAGEAPEQRWLVENQIPLGVPILLAAMGGVGKSYMALDLALHVSLPTTSMSFPYRVFGGQLKEHGTAVILAAEDSYETIHRRFNKIDEADKRVLAGDRLIVVPMPSVGGPRPLIDVENGVPQKTEFFHDFKAQLLELPDLKLVVIDPLQAFIMADVTSDPAAAQFMWSALAEICAETGATIIVTHHMRKDGMHNITSVAGAREAIRGSTALVDGARGAYALWQADKDYARICCQFLGRDFEENAIIQGAIVKTNDDVIQAIHTYVRAESGLLVQDLNLSNLDPDEIGYPDFETEIEILKGIENHWNAGEPVSQAPNTGPRYIVKFLKKHFGLSKSVAQTLQGKWVDEGIIATEVINSSSKLKGYRLIKLPEQKTEGAEAWYTNH